Proteins encoded by one window of Manihot esculenta cultivar AM560-2 chromosome 10, M.esculenta_v8, whole genome shotgun sequence:
- the LOC110624465 gene encoding clathrin light chain 2, protein MVSVSLTEMGSNGENAIRLEEKKKREQELLSHIIQEAGEYKVEFYRKREITCENNKAANREKEKIFVSNQEKFHAEANKNYWKAIAELIPNEVAAIEKKREKKDQERKPGIIVIRGPKPGKPTELSRMYQILTKLKHDTPPHLNFSPPAAPAATASVQAADVVTIPEAVSVA, encoded by the exons ATGGTTTCTGTTTCTCTAACTGAGATGGGGTCAAATGG AGAGAATGCAATAAGATtggaggagaagaaaaagagggAACAAGAGCTATTGAGCCATATTATCCAGGAAGCTGGTGAATACAAGGTTGAGTTCTACAGGAAGAGGGAGATCACATGTGAGAATAACAAAGCCGCTAATAGGGAAAAGGAGAAG ATATTTGTGTCCAATCAGGAGAAATTTCATGCCGAGGCCAATAAGAATTATTGGAAGGCCATAGCAGAGCTCATTCCTAATGAAGTGGCAGCaatagagaagaagagagagaagaagGATCAGGAGAGGAAGCCTGGCATTATTGTGATCCGAGGTCCAAAGCCAGGGAAACCAACTGAACTCTCAAGGATGTACCAGATACTCACAAAATTAAAGCACGACACACCTCCTCACTTAAATTTTTCTCCACCAGCAGCACCAGCTGCCACTGCTTCTGTCCAGGCTGCTGATGTTGTAACCATTCCTGAGGCTGTATCTGTTGCTTGA
- the LOC110624120 gene encoding dihydrofolate reductase isoform X1 → MGFQNEKKMKILCLHGFRTSGSFLKKQLSKWDPSIFHQFHLEFPDGIFPAKGKSDIEGIFPPPYFEWFQYNEEFTEYTNLEECISYLCEYITSNGPFDGLLGFSQGATLSALLIGYQIQKKVLKEHPPMKLLVSISGTKFRDPTICEVAYKDIIKVKSVHFIGAKDWLRLPSEELATAFDNPLIIRHPQGHTVPRLDEEATEKLRAWATEIIECNSKVLEKEEAKVNEEKKPEMPDKIDKQEQTAASSFNQRATEIIKEAKVDEEKKQEMAEKTI, encoded by the exons ATGGGGTTTcagaatgaaaagaaaatgaaaatactGTGCCTCCATGGATTTAGAACCAGTGGAAGTTTTCTCAAGAAGCAACTTAGCAAATGGGATCCTTCTATTTTCCATCAATTTCACTTG GAATTCCCAGATGGAATTTTCCCAGCTAAAGGCAAATCAGACATAGAAGGCATCTTCCCACCACCCTACTTTGAGTGGTTCCAGTACAATGag GAATTCACAGAGTATACAAATCTCGAAGAATGCATCTCTTATTTGTGTGAATACATCACAAGTAATGGTCCTTTTGATGGTTTGCTTGGCTTCTCTCAG GGTGCAACACTCTCAGCTCTGTTGATTGGCTACCAAATTCAG AAAAAGGTGTTGAAAGAACATCCACCCATGAAATTGCTGGTATCAATATCAGGGACAAAGTTCAGAGATCCAACCATATGTGAAGTTGCTTACAAGGACATTATCAAGGTGAAGTCAGTTCATTTTATAGGAGCCAAAGATTGGTTGAGATTGCCTTCTGAGGAACTTGCCACTGCCTTTGATAACCCTCTCATCATAAGGCACCCACAAGGCCACACTGTCCCAAGACTTG ATGAGGAAGCTACAGAGAAGCTACGAGCTTGGGCCACAGAGATCATCGAATGCAACagcaaagttttggagaaaGAAGAAGCTAAGGTGAATGAAGAGAAAAAGCCAGAAATGCCTGACAAGATAGACAAGCAAGAGCAAACTGCTGCTTCTAGTTTCAACCAAAGGGCCACAGagatcatcaaagaagctaaaGTGGATGAGGAGAAAaagcaagaaatggctgaaaagACTATTTAA
- the LOC110624120 gene encoding esterase C25G4.2 isoform X2 — protein MDLEPVEVFSRSNLANGILLFSINFTCEYVWEKHLQEFPDGIFPAKGKSDIEGIFPPPYFEWFQYNEEFTEYTNLEECISYLCEYITSNGPFDGLLGFSQGATLSALLIGYQIQKKVLKEHPPMKLLVSISGTKFRDPTICEVAYKDIIKVKSVHFIGAKDWLRLPSEELATAFDNPLIIRHPQGHTVPRLDEEATEKLRAWATEIIECNSKVLEKEEAKVNEEKKPEMPDKIDKQEQTAASSFNQRATEIIKEAKVDEEKKQEMAEKTI, from the exons ATGGATTTAGAACCAGTGGAAGTTTTCTCAAGAAGCAACTTAGCAAATGGGATCCTTCTATTTTCCATCAATTTCACTTG TGAATATGTTTGGGAAAAACATTTGCAGGAATTCCCAGATGGAATTTTCCCAGCTAAAGGCAAATCAGACATAGAAGGCATCTTCCCACCACCCTACTTTGAGTGGTTCCAGTACAATGag GAATTCACAGAGTATACAAATCTCGAAGAATGCATCTCTTATTTGTGTGAATACATCACAAGTAATGGTCCTTTTGATGGTTTGCTTGGCTTCTCTCAG GGTGCAACACTCTCAGCTCTGTTGATTGGCTACCAAATTCAG AAAAAGGTGTTGAAAGAACATCCACCCATGAAATTGCTGGTATCAATATCAGGGACAAAGTTCAGAGATCCAACCATATGTGAAGTTGCTTACAAGGACATTATCAAGGTGAAGTCAGTTCATTTTATAGGAGCCAAAGATTGGTTGAGATTGCCTTCTGAGGAACTTGCCACTGCCTTTGATAACCCTCTCATCATAAGGCACCCACAAGGCCACACTGTCCCAAGACTTG ATGAGGAAGCTACAGAGAAGCTACGAGCTTGGGCCACAGAGATCATCGAATGCAACagcaaagttttggagaaaGAAGAAGCTAAGGTGAATGAAGAGAAAAAGCCAGAAATGCCTGACAAGATAGACAAGCAAGAGCAAACTGCTGCTTCTAGTTTCAACCAAAGGGCCACAGagatcatcaaagaagctaaaGTGGATGAGGAGAAAaagcaagaaatggctgaaaagACTATTTAA